The Desulfoscipio gibsoniae DSM 7213 genome contains a region encoding:
- a CDS encoding 4Fe-4S binding protein, with the protein MSIILNFANCKKNVSEVVRKYQLLLHSEMISSFADKNAINNTIDEFIGNLNSNFNNSFISRTECIRCGECVKICPAKAIKKGLNFRILTSCPARQSDKGVGA; encoded by the coding sequence ATGAGCATTATTTTGAACTTTGCAAATTGTAAGAAGAATGTAAGCGAAGTAGTTAGAAAATATCAATTATTGTTACATTCCGAAATGATAAGTTCTTTTGCGGATAAAAATGCAATAAATAATACAATAGATGAGTTTATTGGTAACTTAAATTCAAATTTTAATAATTCTTTCATCTCTAGAACCGAATGTATTCGATGTGGGGAGTGCGTAAAAATATGTCCTGCAAAAGCTATAAAAAAGGGATTGAATTTTAGAATCTTAACTTCCTGCCCTGCACGGCAGTCGGACAAAGGCGTAGGTGCATAA
- a CDS encoding D-alanyl-D-alanine carboxypeptidase family protein: MVRKVKKKKSGIRIFVTFLLTVVIAALAYKSIISPGNHHIFEKEYDDKTSSYSSLKITPDSFDDRTAPVPSSKIEPDPSVSISSDKLNSPNAILIRLKDHTILMQKNSEEKIYPASLTKMMTAIVAIENLPDLKEEIKLTNSTFQGLYQADASMAGFQPGEQVRAIDLLYGVMLPSGAECCIGLADQVAGSEQNFVKIMNQKAAGLGMDNTHFENAIGLHNENHYTTVKDLAILLSYALQNDTFREIFTSSRHSTPPTNKHPGGITFYSTMFEELNNQNIIDGEILGGKTGYTDEAGLCLASLAKVGKQEYILISAGAKGDHHSEQYNITDALAVYNSIRK, translated from the coding sequence ATGGTACGAAAAGTAAAAAAGAAAAAGTCAGGAATACGCATATTTGTAACTTTTTTGTTGACAGTTGTCATTGCTGCTTTGGCTTACAAATCTATCATTTCTCCAGGAAACCATCATATATTTGAGAAAGAATATGACGATAAAACCTCGTCATATTCTTCTTTAAAGATAACACCCGATTCTTTTGACGATAGAACAGCGCCGGTTCCTTCGTCAAAGATAGAACCCGATCCCTCTGTTTCTATATCTTCAGACAAGCTGAACAGTCCTAATGCGATTCTGATCCGTTTAAAAGATCATACCATCCTGATGCAAAAAAATAGCGAAGAAAAAATCTATCCTGCTTCTTTGACTAAAATGATGACAGCCATTGTTGCGATAGAAAATTTACCTGATCTGAAGGAAGAAATCAAACTTACCAATTCTACGTTTCAGGGGCTGTACCAAGCAGATGCATCAATGGCAGGTTTCCAACCGGGTGAGCAGGTCAGGGCAATCGATCTGTTATACGGAGTAATGCTGCCGAGCGGCGCGGAGTGCTGTATTGGACTTGCTGATCAGGTTGCGGGATCAGAGCAGAATTTTGTAAAAATAATGAATCAAAAGGCGGCAGGTCTTGGTATGGACAATACCCATTTTGAAAATGCGATCGGACTTCACAATGAAAACCACTACACAACAGTCAAAGATCTGGCTATTCTTCTAAGCTATGCTTTGCAAAATGATACTTTCCGGGAGATTTTTACTTCATCCCGTCATTCCACACCACCTACTAATAAGCACCCTGGCGGAATAACCTTTTACAGTACCATGTTTGAAGAACTCAACAATCAAAACATTATTGATGGGGAAATTTTAGGAGGAAAAACTGGATATACTGATGAAGCCGGTCTATGTCTCGCGAGTCTCGCCAAAGTGGGTAAACAAGAATATATTCTGATTTCAGCTGGTGCAAAAGGAGATCACCATTCGGAACAGTATAATATTACCGATGCATTAGCTGTATACAACAGCATAAGAAAATAA
- a CDS encoding AAA family ATPase produces the protein MLSQLRFKKFKSFTRAAMPVEPITILIGANASGKSNAIDGLQILLGLARKYFKNNSFFGKVN, from the coding sequence TTGCTCAGCCAGCTGAGATTTAAAAAGTTTAAAAGCTTTACCAGAGCGGCCATGCCTGTGGAACCGATAACTATTTTAATAGGGGCTAATGCCAGTGGCAAAAGCAATGCCATTGACGGGCTGCAAATTTTGTTGGGGCTGGCTCGGAAATATTTTAAAAACAACAGTTTTTTCGGTAAAGTAAATTAG
- a CDS encoding DUF6557 family protein: MTFKELLKTVTFDDVWTELDKEYSLKDEAFEAYLRVFNQLEELTPEPNHDGFRLAVVKVEDEFKPGKFVYDVFGIKSEDKEHYALEMLPWKEWLSLIVVEKCTETYGSATVVAHSLYELTFFGYDAVDVEAGIEKEFEILKERQEEIENDTAKYVSWDELCKELGYVDDLTEEEKELERKQFKRIMAENKRVYEMLLS; the protein is encoded by the coding sequence ATGACCTTTAAGGAATTATTGAAAACCGTTACATTTGATGATGTTTGGACAGAACTGGATAAAGAATATTCTTTGAAGGATGAAGCATTTGAGGCATATCTGAGGGTTTTCAATCAACTGGAGGAATTAACGCCGGAGCCAAATCATGATGGCTTTCGTTTGGCTGTCGTAAAGGTTGAAGACGAGTTTAAACCGGGGAAATTTGTCTATGATGTTTTTGGAATTAAGTCTGAAGATAAAGAGCATTATGCATTAGAAATGTTGCCTTGGAAAGAATGGCTATCCTTAATAGTTGTCGAAAAATGCACTGAAACATATGGTTCAGCGACTGTTGTGGCACATTCATTATATGAACTTACTTTTTTCGGTTATGATGCTGTTGATGTTGAAGCAGGAATTGAAAAGGAATTTGAAATATTAAAAGAACGCCAGGAAGAAATCGAAAATGATACAGCGAAGTATGTTTCCTGGGATGAATTGTGTAAGGAGCTTGGATATGTGGATGACCTTACAGAGGAAGAAAAAGAGCTGGAGCGTAAACAATTTAAACGTATAATGGCTGAAAATAAAAGAGTTTATGAAATGTTATTATCATAA
- a CDS encoding carbohydrate ABC transporter permease gives MNRNHRIKNILHITVLLVLAVIFMFPLVVTVTNSFMSEQEIAHNYDPVTDKNLSSYNDDTASHFARFRLIPDVVVLKQYYNVLIKKTQFLFMFWNSVLITFPIVIGQTIVATLAAYAFAKLKFRGRNFLFFLYITVMLMPFQVTLVPNYLMAGQLGLLNSYWSIIFPGIFSTFGVFLLKQYMEQIPDSYIEAARVDGANQLQIFLKIIVPMSRAGIAAMAILVFIDNWNMVEQPLIFLQDAAKQPLSLYLSRIIDGEKGLAFAASTLYMMPVLLNFLYAEKYLLEGIRLSGIKG, from the coding sequence TTGAATCGTAACCACCGAATAAAAAATATACTCCATATTACAGTTTTACTGGTACTGGCTGTCATATTCATGTTTCCCCTGGTTGTAACCGTCACCAATTCATTTATGAGTGAACAGGAAATCGCCCATAATTATGACCCGGTGACGGACAAAAATTTAAGCAGCTATAACGATGACACCGCGAGTCACTTCGCCCGGTTCCGGCTTATACCTGACGTGGTGGTGCTGAAGCAGTATTATAACGTGCTCATAAAAAAGACCCAGTTTCTTTTCATGTTCTGGAATTCCGTGCTGATTACCTTCCCTATCGTCATTGGGCAAACAATTGTTGCAACCCTGGCTGCCTATGCCTTTGCCAAGCTGAAATTTAGAGGCAGGAATTTCTTGTTTTTTTTGTATATCACAGTGATGCTGATGCCATTCCAGGTAACTCTTGTGCCCAATTATTTAATGGCCGGCCAGCTGGGCCTGCTTAATAGCTACTGGTCCATTATCTTTCCCGGCATCTTCAGCACCTTTGGCGTATTTCTTTTAAAACAGTATATGGAGCAAATACCGGACTCCTATATTGAAGCGGCCCGGGTGGACGGAGCCAACCAGCTCCAGATTTTCCTCAAAATCATCGTGCCCATGTCCAGGGCCGGCATAGCAGCCATGGCCATACTTGTTTTTATCGATAACTGGAACATGGTCGAACAGCCGTTGATTTTTTTACAGGATGCGGCCAAACAGCCTCTTTCACTCTATCTTTCCAGAATCATCGACGGTGAAAAAGGATTGGCCTTTGCCGCGTCCACTTTATATATGATGCCGGTGCTGCTGAACTTCCTTTACGCCGAAAAATACTTGCTGGAAGGGATCCGGCTTTCTGGAATTAAAGGCTGA
- a CDS encoding DUF6155 family protein — MGNKKSELTVTELKQRLSKMSVDEVYKLLIECFKSSKEAKNFISVKLIGKKAIKNLWETSKEKIENEFFPEHGFGKLQLSVAKKAISDFKKVSKNNRLTIDLMIFYIEMCVDFFDTYGGASDSLINSMCSMFDSVIKMLNKEDKPDLFLEYRVRLENLISRADDFGWGIQDAFDESYQNLKWLEEYEESVDGKNAKENVTAEEKWLRIPQDSREKILKNVWCVACKGAVNIVNYHVNEDKFGIVLEGKCKNCGHDVARLVEMD; from the coding sequence TTGGGTAATAAAAAAAGTGAATTAACTGTTACGGAATTAAAGCAGCGACTAAGTAAAATGTCAGTGGACGAGGTTTACAAGCTTCTCATTGAATGTTTTAAGTCTAGTAAAGAAGCCAAAAATTTTATTAGTGTAAAGCTAATTGGTAAAAAGGCAATAAAAAACCTTTGGGAGACCTCTAAAGAAAAAATAGAGAATGAATTCTTCCCTGAACATGGGTTTGGTAAATTGCAATTATCCGTAGCAAAAAAAGCTATTTCGGATTTCAAAAAGGTGTCTAAAAATAATAGACTTACCATTGATTTAATGATTTTTTACATAGAAATGTGTGTTGATTTTTTTGATACCTATGGTGGTGCCAGTGATAGCTTGATAAACAGTATGTGTAGCATGTTTGACTCGGTAATAAAAATGCTCAATAAGGAAGATAAGCCTGATCTATTTTTAGAGTATCGAGTCAGGCTTGAAAACCTTATTAGTAGAGCAGATGATTTTGGATGGGGTATTCAAGACGCATTTGATGAATCATATCAGAATTTGAAGTGGCTAGAAGAATATGAAGAATCTGTTGATGGTAAAAATGCTAAGGAAAATGTAACAGCGGAAGAAAAATGGCTTAGGATTCCCCAGGATAGCAGAGAAAAAATTTTAAAAAATGTATGGTGCGTGGCATGTAAAGGTGCTGTAAATATAGTTAATTATCATGTTAATGAGGATAAGTTTGGGATCGTTTTAGAAGGAAAATGTAAAAATTGTGGCCATGATGTGGCCAGGCTTGTGGAAATGGATTAA
- the vanR gene encoding VanR-ABDEGLN family response regulator transcription factor, protein MSINILVVDDEQSIADLIEVYLKNEGFTIYKFYNGQDAFRCVESEQLELAILDVMLPDIDGFTLCQKIREKHNFPVIMLTAKEEEIDKITGLTLGADDYITKPFRPLELVARVKAQLRRFTKYNSAEPNKEEHLIAFSGLVLDMDTHECTLNEKKLSLTPTEFSILWVLCSNRGRVVSSEELFHEVWGDKYFTNSNNTVMVHIRHLREKMHDSAEHPKYIKTVWGVGYKIEK, encoded by the coding sequence ATGAGTATCAATATTTTGGTTGTAGACGATGAGCAGTCCATAGCGGACCTAATTGAAGTTTATTTAAAAAATGAAGGTTTTACAATATACAAATTTTATAACGGTCAAGATGCGTTCCGGTGTGTTGAGTCGGAACAGTTAGAGCTTGCGATACTTGATGTCATGCTGCCGGATATTGATGGCTTTACTCTCTGCCAGAAAATTAGAGAAAAACATAATTTTCCGGTTATCATGCTGACAGCCAAAGAAGAAGAAATCGATAAGATTACCGGGCTGACATTAGGTGCGGACGACTATATCACCAAGCCGTTCCGTCCATTGGAACTTGTTGCCCGTGTCAAGGCGCAGCTCCGGAGATTTACCAAATATAATTCTGCGGAGCCAAACAAGGAAGAACACTTGATCGCCTTTTCCGGCTTGGTATTGGACATGGATACCCATGAATGTACGTTGAATGAAAAAAAGCTTTCTCTCACTCCTACAGAATTTTCCATTCTTTGGGTCCTTTGCTCCAATCGCGGACGGGTGGTCAGTTCGGAAGAATTGTTCCATGAGGTATGGGGAGACAAGTATTTCACCAACAGCAATAATACAGTAATGGTTCATATCCGACATCTAAGAGAAAAAATGCACGACAGCGCAGAGCACCCTAAATATATCAAAACGGTATGGGGGGTTGGCTATAAAATTGAAAAGTAA
- the vanS gene encoding vancomycin resistance histidine kinase VanS, with product MAIKLKSKSDKRSNDYTKIKRKVFFRMLLIIFATAATVYFLRFFIQKNFSVGDTIVRFLMNTFHLRENAAVIIYWFTFYNNIEVITLIVILVFLVIIFKFSIAWFTKYFDEVSAGMDKLAEESDDEITLSPELDFMENKLNQIKNNLEKQKKAALDAEQRKNDLVVYLAHDIKTPLTSVIGYLSLLDEAPDMPPEQKAKYVGITLEKAYRLEQLINEFFEITRFNLQTIVLNKEKINLQFMLQQMADEFYPMLTPQEKQVSVNVPDGLTLWGDADKLARVFNNILKNAIAYSYENSVIDISAKQQDKNIVITFTNQGNPIPQVKLETIFEKFYRLDSARSTNTGGAGLGLAIAQEIVTAHDGTISVESNPENTTFTVKLPL from the coding sequence TTGGCTATAAAATTGAAAAGTAAAAGTGATAAAAGAAGTAATGATTATACAAAAATAAAAAGAAAAGTATTTTTTCGAATGCTCCTAATTATTTTTGCCACGGCTGCAACTGTTTACTTCCTGCGTTTTTTCATTCAAAAAAACTTTAGTGTTGGAGATACTATTGTCCGCTTTTTAATGAATACGTTTCATTTGCGCGAAAACGCTGCTGTAATAATTTATTGGTTTACATTTTATAATAATATAGAAGTTATTACATTAATTGTAATTCTCGTATTCTTGGTTATTATATTTAAATTTTCAATTGCTTGGTTTACTAAATATTTCGATGAAGTCAGTGCTGGAATGGATAAACTTGCTGAGGAATCCGATGATGAAATTACATTATCACCGGAATTGGATTTTATGGAAAATAAGCTTAATCAAATAAAAAACAATCTGGAAAAACAAAAGAAAGCTGCACTTGATGCCGAGCAGCGCAAAAATGATTTGGTAGTTTACTTGGCTCATGATATAAAGACACCTCTGACCTCCGTTATAGGATACTTAAGTCTTCTGGATGAAGCTCCTGATATGCCTCCTGAACAGAAGGCAAAATATGTCGGTATTACCTTGGAAAAAGCTTATCGATTAGAGCAGCTTATAAATGAGTTTTTTGAGATCACAAGATTTAATCTTCAAACTATTGTTTTGAATAAAGAAAAAATCAATTTACAGTTCATGCTCCAGCAGATGGCCGATGAATTCTATCCAATGCTGACTCCACAGGAAAAGCAGGTGTCCGTCAATGTGCCTGACGGCTTAACACTGTGGGGAGATGCCGACAAACTGGCCCGTGTGTTCAATAACATTCTGAAAAATGCGATAGCCTATAGCTATGAAAACAGCGTCATTGACATTTCTGCTAAACAGCAGGACAAAAATATTGTTATAACTTTTACTAATCAGGGAAATCCAATCCCGCAGGTAAAGCTTGAAACTATTTTTGAAAAATTTTACCGATTAGATTCTGCACGTTCAACAAACACCGGTGGAGCAGGGTTAGGTTTGGCAATCGCCCAAGAAATTGTCACAGCTCACGACGGAACTATCTCTGTGGAAAGCAACCCAGAAAATACGACATTTACAGTAAAGCTTCCGTTATAA
- a CDS encoding DUF6904 family protein has translation MCYGNRAKIKLESDLQEAAKIHKCSVSDLRLNIDYPEDIEW, from the coding sequence ATGTGTTACGGAAATAGAGCAAAAATAAAACTCGAAAGTGATCTTCAAGAAGCGGCAAAAATACATAAATGTTCGGTGAGCGATTTAAGGCTTAATATCGATTACCCGGAAGATATCGAGTGGTAA
- a CDS encoding IS1096 element passenger TnpR family protein, which translates to MQKTADELKISYAKVRKILITLGEYTTDFSLEVGKRRSMGKSILEIATELNTSTNRVTAFLPYEKNLYNGPELTTDAKKSEVYRKRIKIAREKFVNRAINKDEKRNLSIGKEKFMTNECYNNTNAFKTVHLHLELKNDHLDDAEKEILRKYGESSTGDSISRNILIPSDMPLHNLHYAIQRLFGWQNSHLRRFVLPEEIYNRLTGGTVKGWADLVGILFQPPVECEHDVFWDDDYQSGSIKTWLKKKYTGPYFFHGITEDYEWAQNDIKQLIERFPILEVKESFSDYMNRSKGKDKAEPRIIKKAPLIELTLEEMNNSITMEGGTESLLERLEVATVLAFKDEDVCNDNGIFPVTHKLIYNYDFGDDWTITITKEKDCNELLQKGYISKDELLDAEATVLTKHKPICIHKDGVFVLDDVGGLHGFISFLKEIYEGEDKEERSNYKAWAQSLGWSKRKISNKLIL; encoded by the coding sequence TTGCAGAAGACAGCTGATGAACTGAAAATTTCATATGCAAAGGTTAGAAAAATTCTTATAACATTAGGGGAATATACAACGGATTTTAGCCTGGAGGTTGGAAAAAGAAGAAGTATGGGTAAGAGTATTTTAGAAATTGCTACTGAATTGAATACTTCAACAAACAGAGTTACTGCATTCTTGCCATATGAAAAAAATCTTTATAATGGTCCGGAACTAACAACAGATGCTAAAAAGAGTGAAGTATATAGAAAAAGAATTAAAATTGCCCGTGAAAAGTTTGTAAACAGAGCAATAAATAAAGATGAAAAAAGAAATTTATCAATAGGAAAGGAAAAGTTTATGACAAATGAATGTTATAACAATACAAATGCGTTTAAAACAGTACATCTTCATTTGGAATTAAAAAACGACCATTTAGATGACGCAGAGAAAGAGATTCTGCGCAAATACGGAGAATCATCAACAGGAGACTCAATCAGCAGAAATATTTTAATTCCTTCAGATATGCCCCTTCATAATTTGCACTATGCTATACAGAGATTATTTGGATGGCAGAATTCTCATTTACGCAGATTTGTTCTACCTGAGGAAATCTATAATAGGCTAACAGGTGGAACTGTAAAAGGGTGGGCTGATTTAGTGGGTATACTTTTTCAGCCTCCTGTTGAGTGTGAGCATGATGTTTTTTGGGATGATGACTACCAAAGTGGGAGCATAAAAACATGGCTTAAGAAAAAGTATACAGGACCATACTTCTTCCATGGTATTACGGAAGATTATGAATGGGCTCAAAATGATATTAAACAATTAATTGAGCGTTTTCCAATTCTTGAGGTTAAGGAATCTTTCAGTGACTATATGAATAGGAGCAAGGGGAAGGATAAAGCAGAACCAAGAATTATAAAAAAAGCACCACTTATTGAATTAACTCTGGAAGAAATGAACAATTCCATTACTATGGAGGGTGGAACAGAGAGCTTGCTTGAACGACTTGAAGTAGCAACGGTTCTAGCTTTCAAGGATGAAGATGTTTGTAATGATAATGGTATCTTTCCAGTAACACATAAACTAATCTACAATTATGATTTTGGAGATGATTGGACAATAACCATTACTAAGGAAAAGGATTGCAATGAATTACTTCAAAAGGGCTATATTTCAAAGGATGAACTATTAGATGCAGAAGCGACAGTATTGACAAAACATAAACCTATATGCATTCATAAGGACGGAGTATTTGTTCTTGATGATGTAGGAGGGTTGCATGGCTTTATAAGTTTCCTGAAGGAGATTTATGAAGGTGAAGACAAAGAAGAACGAAGTAATTATAAGGCATGGGCACAAAGCCTTGGATGGAGCAAGAGAAAAATATCAAATAAACTGATTTTGTAG
- a CDS encoding alpha/beta hydrolase — protein sequence MQKRKFEIEDIPAVEWGEKKEHVFIAVHGNMSNKEDTVIKLLAEVAVEKDCQVLSFDLPQHGERKKIDIPCKVQFCVKDLKTIMLYAKQHWKNISLFACSIGAYFSLLAYKEQALEQCLFLSPVVDMGRIISNMMMWFNVTPERLQKEQEIETTIGQILYWDYYCYVNEHPVDKWNVATVVLYGAKDDLCEYETISNFAKRFHCQLEIMQQGEHFFHTNEQLNVFKNWLKRYIV from the coding sequence ATGCAAAAGAGAAAATTCGAGATAGAGGATATCCCAGCAGTTGAATGGGGAGAGAAAAAAGAGCATGTGTTTATTGCCGTGCATGGAAATATGTCTAATAAAGAAGATACGGTTATTAAATTACTTGCAGAAGTGGCTGTTGAAAAAGATTGTCAGGTATTAAGTTTTGATTTGCCACAGCATGGTGAACGGAAAAAGATAGATATTCCTTGTAAAGTACAATTTTGTGTAAAAGACCTTAAAACTATTATGCTGTATGCAAAACAACATTGGAAAAACATAAGTCTGTTTGCTTGCAGCATAGGGGCATACTTCAGCCTTTTAGCATATAAAGAACAAGCGTTAGAACAGTGTCTCTTCTTATCTCCTGTTGTGGATATGGGACGTATCATTAGCAATATGATGATGTGGTTCAACGTAACTCCAGAGCGTTTGCAAAAAGAACAGGAAATAGAAACTACGATTGGTCAAATTCTTTATTGGGATTATTATTGCTATGTCAATGAACATCCAGTAGATAAATGGAATGTTGCCACGGTAGTTCTTTATGGTGCTAAAGATGATTTGTGCGAATATGAAACAATAAGTAATTTTGCTAAACGGTTCCACTGTCAGTTGGAAATTATGCAACAAGGTGAGCATTTTTTTCATACTAACGAACAGTTAAATGTATTTAAAAATTGGTTAAAAAGGTATATTGTTTAA
- a CDS encoding molybdenum cofactor biosynthesis protein MoaE produces MINKKIKKISPSIDEWLKEAKADPMALQEGMFLVHNGVVRQTPKAKVRQGLDDGSLVKGMEFAYDAVKVDAAIAETYKMDGIFYVKVWLNEGRLEVGDDIMYVLIGGDIRPHVVDALQFLVEKIKTECVTEIEQK; encoded by the coding sequence ATAATTAATAAAAAAATAAAAAAAATATCACCATCTATCGATGAATGGCTCAAAGAAGCAAAAGCGGATCCAATGGCTTTACAGGAAGGTATGTTTTTAGTCCATAATGGCGTTGTGCGTCAGACGCCCAAAGCCAAGGTCCGCCAAGGGCTTGATGATGGTTCGTTGGTAAAAGGAATGGAATTTGCTTATGATGCAGTGAAAGTGGATGCGGCGATTGCGGAGACTTATAAAATGGATGGCATCTTCTATGTTAAAGTTTGGCTTAATGAAGGTCGGCTTGAGGTTGGTGATGACATAATGTATGTACTGATAGGCGGCGATATTAGACCACATGTTGTAGATGCCCTGCAATTTCTGGTTGAAAAAATCAAAACCGAATGTGTTACGGAAATAGAGCAAAAATAA
- a CDS encoding carbohydrate ABC transporter permease, with protein sequence MRTGKLKTNNGCLAWLFLGPSLLGFSLFYLLPFVTGFYYSLVDSPINGTFVGLHNYGALLKNPSFLSALANTAKFTLICVPLNMILSLGVALLLNQKIQGRNLFRTIMITPLVVPVASVVLVWQAFFDLNGVLNSLIHALGYPPVDWMKTNWSRMVVLVVYLWKNIGYSVILFLAGLQNIPAEYYEAARIDGAGRRQEFFRITLIYLTPTTFFVFVISIINSFKVFRETYLISGEYPHNSIYMLQHYMNNMFTALDYQKLTSAAFIMAAFIVAVVLLLFIVERKITNMIN encoded by the coding sequence ATGAGAACTGGAAAATTAAAAACTAATAACGGCTGCCTGGCCTGGCTTTTCCTCGGGCCCAGCTTGCTGGGTTTTTCTCTTTTTTATTTGCTCCCGTTTGTCACCGGCTTTTACTATTCCCTGGTGGACAGTCCCATTAACGGTACTTTTGTTGGATTACATAATTACGGCGCTTTGTTAAAAAACCCGAGCTTTTTATCAGCTCTAGCGAATACAGCCAAGTTTACTTTAATCTGTGTACCTCTTAATATGATTCTCTCCCTGGGAGTGGCCTTGTTATTGAACCAAAAAATCCAGGGCCGGAACCTGTTTCGCACCATCATGATAACTCCTTTGGTGGTACCCGTAGCCTCGGTTGTTTTGGTCTGGCAGGCTTTCTTTGATTTAAACGGCGTTTTAAATTCCCTGATCCATGCCCTGGGTTACCCGCCCGTGGACTGGATGAAAACCAACTGGTCCAGGATGGTGGTCCTGGTGGTTTATCTATGGAAAAACATTGGTTACAGCGTAATCCTGTTTCTGGCCGGATTGCAAAATATACCGGCTGAATACTACGAAGCGGCCAGGATCGACGGGGCCGGCCGCCGGCAGGAGTTTTTCCGAATAACCCTGATTTACCTGACTCCCACAACTTTTTTTGTTTTTGTTATCTCGATTATCAATTCATTTAAAGTGTTTCGGGAGACGTATCTTATCTCCGGAGAATATCCCCATAACAGCATCTATATGCTGCAGCACTACATGAACAATATGTTCACGGCTCTGGATTACCAAAAATTGACTTCCGCGGCCTTCATTATGGCTGCCTTTATCGTGGCCGTCGTTTTACTGCTTTTTATCGTGGAGAGAAAGATCACCAACATGATTAATTAG
- a CDS encoding HNH endonuclease produces MVSKEKLENIEFKDESQISKLQWKDILQNKEITSELDLKTVLTVFESPQYRSTATEIASVLGESNYRIISSGNTSFSRRICAYLNLKPPKNNKGGNRWWTIPYWGKSKGDGKWFYILRPELKEAIEELISEGKLNLRDIVDRIPKIRIIPMSKTIEFNNQSIEVVQQEFFKKDLKNRYDCLFYLRTGGIYCPRNTLLLFQYDNRIIACAKLIKVIKYQKPYDGVYNEALSLDRSSIQVFDPITPNELKVIDHDFKKISQARQLININCLTSLLKLINDKKDYQIAEEIPEENVDKLFEGAKRQIAVNAYERNSKARAKCIEHYRKLNNGKIVCQICDFDFGAFYGKELEGKIHVHHLKPLYEIGEGYEVNAINDLIPICPNCHLVIHSKEPAYTPQEIKNMLRNKR; encoded by the coding sequence ATGGTTTCAAAAGAAAAACTTGAAAACATTGAATTTAAAGATGAATCACAAATTTCGAAATTACAGTGGAAAGACATATTGCAAAATAAGGAAATCACAAGTGAGCTTGACTTAAAAACTGTTCTTACTGTTTTTGAAAGTCCACAATATAGGTCAACTGCAACTGAAATAGCGTCAGTACTTGGAGAGTCAAACTATCGTATTATATCATCCGGGAATACCAGCTTTTCTAGAAGAATATGTGCCTATTTGAACTTAAAACCACCGAAAAATAATAAAGGCGGCAATAGGTGGTGGACTATTCCATATTGGGGTAAATCTAAAGGTGATGGAAAGTGGTTTTACATATTACGCCCAGAACTTAAAGAAGCAATTGAAGAATTAATATCTGAAGGTAAGTTGAATCTTAGGGATATTGTTGATCGTATTCCTAAAATCAGAATAATACCTATGAGCAAAACAATAGAATTTAATAACCAATCAATTGAAGTTGTACAGCAGGAGTTTTTTAAAAAAGATTTAAAAAACAGATATGATTGCTTATTTTATCTGAGAACCGGAGGAATTTACTGTCCTAGAAATACATTGCTTCTTTTTCAATATGACAATAGGATTATTGCATGTGCTAAGCTCATTAAAGTAATAAAATATCAAAAACCATATGATGGTGTTTATAATGAAGCCTTATCTCTGGATAGAAGCAGCATTCAGGTTTTTGATCCGATAACGCCAAATGAATTAAAAGTCATTGATCATGATTTTAAAAAAATCAGCCAAGCTAGGCAGTTAATAAATATTAATTGTTTGACCAGTTTATTAAAATTGATAAATGATAAAAAAGATTACCAAATAGCGGAGGAAATACCGGAAGAAAATGTAGATAAATTATTTGAAGGGGCAAAGAGGCAAATTGCTGTTAATGCTTATGAAAGAAATTCTAAAGCGAGAGCCAAATGTATTGAACACTATAGAAAGCTAAACAATGGTAAGATAGTCTGTCAGATCTGTGATTTTGATTTTGGAGCATTCTATGGTAAAGAATTGGAAGGAAAAATTCATGTTCACCATTTAAAACCCTTGTATGAGATAGGTGAGGGCTATGAGGTTAATGCAATTAATGATTTAATTCCTATTTGCCCAAACTGCCATTTGGTAATTCATTCAAAAGAACCAGCTTATACTCCACAGGAAATTAAGAATATGCTAAGAAATAAGAGGTAG